A segment of the Odoribacter splanchnicus DSM 20712 genome:
ATTTAGCAAAATAGGACAAGAAAATGTAAAATAAAAAAACAGTTTGTACTTACCGATGTAAAGCCCGACTAAAATTCAAACTGGAATCTCAATTATATTCCATTTCCCAAGCGAATCATTACCTTTGTATGCAATATAAATTGGAAACCAATAAGTATAACCAGTCATGGGTAAATTATATTTAATTCCTACTCCCGTAGGGAATATGGAAGATATCACATTACGTGCACTTCGTTTATTGAAAGAAGTGGACCTGGTTTTAGCAGAAGACACGCGTACCAGTGCCAAGCTATTGAAGCATTATGAGATCACCACTCCCCTGCTTTCTCATCATAAATTCAACGAACACCAGCAAGTAGACCGGATAGCGGAAAGACTGGAAAGAGGAGAGAATATAGCCCTGATCAGTGATGCCGGTACTCCGGGAATTTCCGACCCAGGCTTCCTGCTCACCCGTACCTGCGTAGAACGGGGAATAGCCACGGAATGCTTGCCGGGAGCGACTGCTTTCGTTCCGGCCCTGGTCAATTCAGGATTTCCTTGCGACCGTTTCTGTTTTGAAGGATTTCTGCCCCAGAAAAAAGGCCGGCAAAAGAAGTTGAGTGCCTTAGCAGAGGAAAACAGAACTATGATTTTTTATGAATCCCCGTTCCGTCTGGTAAAAGCCCTGGAACAAATGGCAGAGGTATTCGGCCCGACCCGTCATGCTTGTGTGGCCCGGGAAATCAGTAAAATGTTCGAAGAATTCAAAAGAGGGACTCTCGAAGAACTGGCCGGCTGGTATAAACAAAACGGCGTGAAAGGAGAGATTGTGCTGATCGTCGCCGGTAAAGACTATAACCTGGCAGAAGAGGAAGGATTACACATCGAAATCGAAGAGGAAGAGTAACAAGAAAGGTTCAGGTAAATAAATGACGTGTACTATCAAGCTGAATGAAGCAAAATAATACACGTCATCAGTAGTGCTATCTATTTCCTGAATATTCCTCTCTTAATCGGATGTTTTCCGGGCCATCTCGATCATCTGGCTCAATTCGGCTACGATTTCCTCATCACTGCCGGCGGCTCCCGTTACTTTAAATCGGACGTTCAGAAAAAGCAAGACGACACTCGACAGAGCTCCAATAGTTCCCGAACACGAACACCTTCGACTCACGTTATCACTACATGGGAAACAAACTGTGACCTAAAAAACATGAACTTCTACGAAACAGCCGTTTTCCGATTCCTTACATTAAGATTACGAATTAATTTAGAAATCAGTATTTTGTAAATAATAAGAAAATCCGGTCAAATAGCCTAGGTATCCGTATTCCACCTGTTTTTCAAGCTTATAATATTTTCCTTCTCCTTTCTTTGGTCTGTAGTGCAAACGGAAGATGGAGGGTTTTGTGGCGGAAAACCATTGGAACAGGAACGAGTGTCCGGTTAGGTTTTCCGAACGCCCGACCGGTGGTGTTTGACGAACGAAGTGAGGAGTTCCGCCGGTCAGTGAGTTCTTCGAATAAGCGAGAGAAAAACAAAATCTTTTGTTTTTCCGAGCAGGAGAAGAACCGATGAAATCAACGAAAGCCTTACCGGACCGTTCCAGGCGAACCGGCCTGACGGTATAAAATCCGAAATCGG
Coding sequences within it:
- the rsmI gene encoding 16S rRNA (cytidine(1402)-2'-O)-methyltransferase, producing MGKLYLIPTPVGNMEDITLRALRLLKEVDLVLAEDTRTSAKLLKHYEITTPLLSHHKFNEHQQVDRIAERLERGENIALISDAGTPGISDPGFLLTRTCVERGIATECLPGATAFVPALVNSGFPCDRFCFEGFLPQKKGRQKKLSALAEENRTMIFYESPFRLVKALEQMAEVFGPTRHACVAREISKMFEEFKRGTLEELAGWYKQNGVKGEIVLIVAGKDYNLAEEEGLHIEIEEEE